Part of the Nicotiana sylvestris chromosome 2, ASM39365v2, whole genome shotgun sequence genome, ATTCCAACATTGCGGTGGCGCTAGTATTGTTTTGCTGTCTCTGTTTGGCCAAGATTTGGGAGGAAAAAAAttgtttttgaggagaagcagtaaaaagtacttttgagaaaaatacacttagaagcagttttttaaagcttggtcaaacactaattgctgctcagaagtgcttttcaaattaatttgtTTGCTTCtcgccaaaagtacttttgagaaaaacacttttgaaaaaaaatacttctcaaaataaattgATTTTTGTAGTTTGGTCAAACGGGCTATTAGTCGGTTGTAGATATATTTTAATTGGCTGATCCAGCCCGCATtttgaaaatcatatatttttttaaaaacggcAAGTTGGATGGTCCCATTTCTTTAACCAAATATTACAAAATTCCAGGAAGTTGCTGCCGAAAGTAGCACGCAAGATTTATCTATATAATTGCCTTCTATATATTAAAATACATAAGCTTTTGGCTAGCTATAGTGGTTGAAACTTCTCGTTTATGGAAAGTCAAAACACGGACAATGCACCATATATTTGAACACTTTGCTTTATATCAATATCACAAATTACTAAGTTATTTGTTCTTTCAGTAGTGCTGTAATTCCTTCAATGGAGAATGAGAGAAAACCTCTTCACGTAGTTATGTTCCCATGGTTAGCCATGGGACATATTATACCTTTTTTCCATTTATCAAAATGGTTAGCACAAAGAGGCCATAAAGTTACCTTCATTTCCACTCCAAAAAACATTGAGAGATTAGATAAGGTTCCCTCTGATATTGCTCACCTGCTAAATATTATTAGCATTCCTTTGCCTAAAGTCGAAAACTTACCAGATCATGCTGAATCCTCAATGGACATACCTTATCAAAAAGCTCAGTTCTTGAAAATTGCTTTTGATTTGCTCGAAACCCCGCTAATCACTTTTCTTGAAAATTCATCAAACCCAAAACCAGATTGGATTGTTTATGACTATGCATCTCACTGGCTACCTCAACGTGCACGCGACTTAGGCGTCTCGTGTGCTTTCTTTAGTCTGTTTACAGCTGCAACTATGGCCTTTTTTGGACCTCCTCAGGTTTTGCTTAATGATGAAAGGTCAATACCTGAGGATTATACAATTGTTCCGAATTGGATTCCTTTCGAAACAGACGTTAAATATCGGCTGCACGAGATAAAGAAGAACTTTGAAGCACCAGCTGATGAGTCAGGTACATCTGATGGAGCCAGATTTGGTGGTTCAATAGATGGAAGTGATGTTGTGTTGTTTAGAACTTGTGTTGAGTTTGAACCTGAATGGTTCAACTTAGTTTCTGAGCTTTTTCAGAAACCTGTTATCTCAATTGGTGTTCTTCCTCCATCTATAGAAGATTTGGGCCGCGGCAGCAATGATACAACATGGCTAAGTATCAAAAAATGGCTAGATATGCAAAACCAAAATTCTGTGGTGTATGTTGCACTTGGAACTGAAGCAACATTGAGTCAAAAAGAGCTGAATGAGTTAGCTCTAGGGTTAGAAAAGTGTGGATTGCCTTTCTTTTGGGTAATAAGGAATCAGCCAAGAATGAATCAAGAAGAGTCACAAATGCTTCCTAATGGTTATGAAGAGAGAGTTAAAAACAGAGGTGTAATTTATAGAGGTTGGGTTCCACAGACAAAGATATTAAGTCATTCATCTATAGGGGGATTCTTGACTCACTGTGGATGGAATTCGGTCATAGAAGCGCTTTGTTTCGGGTGGGTTTTGATTATGTTTCCAGTGATGAATGACCAAGGTTTGAATACTAGGTTGTTGCAAGGTAAAGGGGTTGGTGTAGAGATACCAAGAAATGAAAATGATGGATTGTTTACTAGTGAATCAGTGGCTGAAACTGTCAAGTTTGCAGTGGTGAGTGAAGAGGGAGAGACATTGAGAGCCAATGCAAGACAAATGAGAGGTTTGTTTGGAGATAGCAATAGAAATAGAAGTCTTATTGATGATTGCATTGGTTATTTGATGGAAAATAGGGGACGCAAGCATTCAAGCTGAATAATCTTTGGCCcccaaagaaaaggagagaatAATTTTACGTACAATAAATGTAAATTTGATGTTTAATGTCCTTCTCTCATGTAACAAAAATAATGGACGTTAAAATAGAAGTGGCAATCAAGTtacatattttttcttttatttcgaaTTGATTTTTCACTTCGACTCACATGATATCCTTTGTATTCTTTTGGTATCTTTCAAAATATTTGGCTTCCACTAATAATATCACTTTATTAAGAGTTCAAATTCATTGCCAATTCATTTTAGAAATTGAGGGGGAAGATGAAGGGTGAAAATGAGGGAGAGGTTATGGTCTGGCCGTTTGGGTAAATTTTAGTCTATAGCGCTATCATGTAGTGTTGTCCCGTAGCTACCCGCCTAAAAAAGTAATTGCTCTAGAGTTTGGCGAATTAAACTTTTCTTTCGGCATTTGGTTCACCCAATCAAATACAAAAGCACAGTACAATATTATTTCAAttcaaatcacctcaaaattccaccaaatcatcccaaaacttagATTCAATCTTCTTAAGATATACCCAATTTATTCTAGTAAAACTCACACAAATAGTTATTTGGCTaacattaataatatattatagATTGACCAATTTTGTAATAAACTACTTAAAAATAGACATAATTGATAATTTCCATGTAATATACTACATACATTTCATGTGAAAACAACAACGACGACCCAATATAATTtcggagggtaatatgtacgccgACCTTACCCCTACCGAAGGGCAGACATGTCAGAAACAATTAACAAGTGTAAATTTGGAATGAGGGGGAAAAAATTCctcccttctttttctttttaacagAAAACAGCAAGAAGATAAATGTACATCACCGATAAAAGATTTCCTCAACCTTGTCTTTTCTCCCTCGTCCAATGCCTTCTCAGTCCTTAACTGTGCTCCATTTGCTCGCCTAATCTGTTAATCAAAGCCGGCTAGAATACACAGAATGGCACTTTGTCAGCCCTTATTCTGCATATCCTTCGCTACATTTATGTGATTCTTGGAGGTTCCACTAGTCCTGTGTCCACCAGCTGTTCGACCAAATGCTCAGCCGGAGTTGTTGCATGTTTTCGACCACCCATGAGACCCTTCCTTGGTCTTCATCTACACATCCCATCTCACAGAGTTGTAGTACCAGTACAGCTGCTTCTGGAACACCTTCTTCAAGTCTTGGAAGAAGAGGGGAAATAGTTGTTTTTATGGCTGTTTGTAGTAACAGAACTAACCACAGAAAACTCCCAAAGAACCTCAGCAATCCTCGACGATCCAAGCTTCCACCTGACATGGACTATAGCTTCAAAAGGATCTTGTACGAGGATGCTGACGAGATTACCCAGCAGCCAACTATTGACACTTTCACTACTGCTGATGAGGAAATTGATGAAGAATTGGAAGTGGAAGTAGAAGAGACTATATGGGAGTCGGATGAGATGGAAGCAATTTCATCTCTTTTCAAAGGGAGGATCCCTCAGAAACCCGGTAAATTGAATAGAGAAAGGCCTCTGCCTCTGCCCCTTCCTTACAAGATTCGACCTTTAGGACTTCCTACACCAAAAAGATTCTCAAATGTTTCAAGGCAATCCATATCAAAGCAAGTGTACAAGAATCCCACTTTCTTGATTGGTTTGGCCAAAGAAATTCAGAGCCTCTCAACAGAAGAAAATGTATCAAAGGTTCTCAGTAAGTGGGGTCCATTTCTTCGAAAAGGATCATTATCGTTGACAATCCGAGAGTTGGGTTACTTGGGCCTTCCTGAGAGAGCTCTGCAAACATTCTGTTGGGTGAAAAAACAACCCCATCTTTTCCCGGATGATCACGTTCTTGCTTCTACAATTGAAGTTTTGGCAGGGTCAAACGAGTTAAAAGTGCCTTTTGATTTGGATAAGTTCACTGGCTTGGCTAGTCGGAGTGTGTATGAAGCAATGTTAAGGGGTTTTATCAAAGGAGGAAGCCTGAAGCTTGCTTTGAAGCTTCTCTCAATAGCTAAGGGATGTAATAGAGTGCTTGGTACTGGGGTGTATGCTAAGCTAATattggagcttggtaaggatccTGATAAAAGCACACTTGTCTTGGCATTGTTAGAGGAGCTTGCTGTGCGAGATGATCTGGATTTGACTCCACAAGACTGTACAGCTATTATGAAAATTTGCATTAGGCTGGGAAGATTCGAGATTGTGGAGGGACTATATGATTGGTTCAGGAAATCTGGTGGCAATCCAAGTGTAGTTATGTATACTACTCTGATTCACTGTCGTTATTCAGCAAACAAATATAGGGAGGCGTTAGCCATGCTATGGGAAATGGAGGCTTCAAATTGCCTTTTTGATCTTCCAGCTTATCGTGTAGTGATTAAGCTATTTGTTGCTTTGGACGATGTCTCAAGGGCTGTGCGCTATTTCTCTAAACTTAAGGAAGCAGGTTTTCGTCCAACATTTGATATATACTGCAGCTTGATTAAAATTTATATGGCTTCTGGAAGGCTGGCCAAGTGTGAAGATATCCGCAAGGAGGCAGAGATGGCTGGATTCAGGTTGAACGAACATACAATGTCAAAGTTGCAACAGTAAAATTTGTGTATCTTGCGATGTATTTACATGTACTTTAAGAGTTGCTGTTGTTTAAATTCAGACCTCTATCCCACCCTTCTACTTGCATAGTTAAAAGCATTGTAACTGGTGGCAACCATAGGTTCTTGTAACATTCCGTTTCCACCTTAGGTTTGCGTAATGATGCTATTACTGTGCAACAGAATTTTTCTGGAAAAAGTGTACTTACTTTAACAAGAAAAGCCAATGTGCATTGTGGCATCCGGCAGTAAGTACCTAAGATACGAGCCCCATTTGATAAGAATACCCTATTTTGTGTTCCCTTGGAGGTGCTTTTCAGTGGTTTGTAAGTTTTGAGGCAAATGTTGTGACGTTTTGAGATTGAAGCATGATTTGTGGCTGTGTATGCGGCAATTGAGACAATTTACAATTAGATTCTCACTTGTCTTTAAAGCTACTAGATGTCACATGCAACAATTACAATGAACATCTTAGATTCTCACTTGTCTTGAAAGTTACTAGTTGCCTCATGCAGCAGTGCAATGAACatctattatttatttatttttaaaaaggaggaaaaaaaccaacaaaaaaaaataaaaataaaaataggggaGCTATAACAACTACTACGCCTCAGTCCCAACCGTGTTATGATCCGCTATAAGAATACTCACTACTTCATTTAAGTTGTCATTGTCAATTTGAGCATATTatctgttacgcggcgccttcctgagattccttggaagggcgacgtaaggctaagcaactgatgtcagtgcagttgttgtccgccaactgaggtcccctccgtacgctagactagattgtcagtgtcatacgggaaaaccaatgtcaagagcaattgagagaacatgaatgagaattgagaatggaagaaagcttgattgcattaatgaaagctattacagaaaggcaacgcggtgtcgagggggagagacaccagtacagagaattgtttgcttgctagaaagtttgattgcttgatcccccctaataatgcttaaaaaaaataatccaaagctacaagactagacttgattaagctagagaaacataatggaagtacatggaataaaactactctatatttacaatgaaaaagacttagtttgctataaggcagaaacaggtccgttgtcggcagcatagtctttggcatcaggatctgcgcgcgcggcattgtctgcgcgcgcggcgctgttggcatctgcctgcggttgggcgctggcgagggatatcggtggggcgacagaggcacatgcgcgcttgtcacttggcgcgaccaagaccacggggccgtccgtggcgctaggcattggaaggcttgctaggacgccacggggcgcgcccaaggggtcatggggcacggctggaaagccgcccatgacattctcccccacctgagttggcgacgtcctcggcgccttacttgcaagataatcttcaattaggctcttgtaggctttgaggtttgttcccctctcccaagtgttctcctctgcatcacagccctgccatttcaccaagaactcttggtgatctttctttgaggcatgaatcactctatcatcaaggatagcttcaacacgccttttcccggttgaattgggccctcgaatactgggtattgtgagctggctccttgaaggatcctccgtgtcttcccgaaaaggtttcaggaggctgacatggaagacaggatgaattttccaccaagctggggtatccacccggtatgcaactttcccaatgcgcctttcaatggacaagggtccaatgtatttttgcaataagcgagggtcatggacccctgcaaataagtaacgttttggaattttgaccatcactttgtctcctacttggtattcaacaaagcgacgattctgatcagcatgcctcttcatccgcttttgagccttgacaagatagctccgcactatctccaaattttgtttccactctttagagaagctagcagctcaaggagatttagacatatttggtgcattgactgtgtgtgggagtagcggttgctgtccggtaacaatttcaaaagcgcttttgtttgtactagagctcttttgtgaattgaaacacagttgagcagcatccagaagcttcacccaattcttctgcgatccggttacaaaatgacgcaaatattcctccaacataccattgaaccgctccgtctggccatcagattgcggatgaaaacttgagctgtgattcagcttcgacccaagacacttaaagagttgggtccaaaagttgctagtgaagcgtgagtcacgatcactaacaatatctttgggtaggccccaatatttgacgacatgagagaagaagagtcgagctgtatcttctgctgatatatattgtggggcagcaataaaggtagcatatttggaaaaccgatctaccacaaccaagatagttgttagatccccgaccttgggcaatccggtgatgaaatccagggaaacactttcccaaggtctctttgggacagctagtggttccaaaagtcccgcctgtgttaagcggtctgacttgtccttctggcatactagacaagtcttcacatactgagcaacgtcatcggccatttgaggccaataatatgcacggcgaagtaacgccatggtgcgttcttcaccgggatggccggcccacagagtatcatgacattccgctagaagagtccttcgtagatctcctcctttaggaacataaagtcggttccctttcactttcagaaaaccatcttccatgtagaactggcgagtcttgccttgtcctaccaaatcaaccaaatactgtgaagcaggatctctgatgagtagatcttgtatctggtccttgatggaggtggctacctcgctcccccttagggtggcgagtaagcacactgatgctagatcagctctccgactgagcgcatcagcaacatgattggtcttcccacttcggtattccaggttgaagtggaattcagctaggagttcctgccacctggcctgtcgaccattcaacttcggctgggtcatgaaatggctaac contains:
- the LOC104224852 gene encoding UDP-glycosyltransferase 91C1 yields the protein MENERKPLHVVMFPWLAMGHIIPFFHLSKWLAQRGHKVTFISTPKNIERLDKVPSDIAHLLNIISIPLPKVENLPDHAESSMDIPYQKAQFLKIAFDLLETPLITFLENSSNPKPDWIVYDYASHWLPQRARDLGVSCAFFSLFTAATMAFFGPPQVLLNDERSIPEDYTIVPNWIPFETDVKYRLHEIKKNFEAPADESGTSDGARFGGSIDGSDVVLFRTCVEFEPEWFNLVSELFQKPVISIGVLPPSIEDLGRGSNDTTWLSIKKWLDMQNQNSVVYVALGTEATLSQKELNELALGLEKCGLPFFWVIRNQPRMNQEESQMLPNGYEERVKNRGVIYRGWVPQTKILSHSSIGGFLTHCGWNSVIEALCFGWVLIMFPVMNDQGLNTRLLQGKGVGVEIPRNENDGLFTSESVAETVKFAVVSEEGETLRANARQMRGLFGDSNRNRSLIDDCIGYLMENRGRKHSS
- the LOC104224853 gene encoding pentatricopeptide repeat-containing protein At2g01860 — protein: MLSRSCCMFSTTHETLPWSSSTHPISQSCSTSTAASGTPSSSLGRRGEIVVFMAVCSNRTNHRKLPKNLSNPRRSKLPPDMDYSFKRILYEDADEITQQPTIDTFTTADEEIDEELEVEVEETIWESDEMEAISSLFKGRIPQKPGKLNRERPLPLPLPYKIRPLGLPTPKRFSNVSRQSISKQVYKNPTFLIGLAKEIQSLSTEENVSKVLSKWGPFLRKGSLSLTIRELGYLGLPERALQTFCWVKKQPHLFPDDHVLASTIEVLAGSNELKVPFDLDKFTGLASRSVYEAMLRGFIKGGSLKLALKLLSIAKGCNRVLGTGVYAKLILELGKDPDKSTLVLALLEELAVRDDLDLTPQDCTAIMKICIRLGRFEIVEGLYDWFRKSGGNPSVVMYTTLIHCRYSANKYREALAMLWEMEASNCLFDLPAYRVVIKLFVALDDVSRAVRYFSKLKEAGFRPTFDIYCSLIKIYMASGRLAKCEDIRKEAEMAGFRLNEHTMSKLQQ